The following are encoded in a window of Candidatus Eremiobacterota bacterium genomic DNA:
- a CDS encoding type IV pilus twitching motility protein PilT, whose translation MTLDDALRSLVQVGGSDLHIKVGAPLMLRHKGDLLPSDIPPLSTSEVQEMLYAVLTENQRHRLETERELDFSRDLENVARFRGNIFFQRGVPGAVFRAIPTVIPSLDCLTMPKVIKEFADSEQGLILVTGPTGSGKSTTLAAVVNEINENHYKHILTIEDPIEFVHHDKNCTINQREVGSDTLSFAEALRRGLRQDPDVILVGEMRDQETIRIAITAAETGHLVLSTLHTNDAKQSIDRVINSFPPEEHHQLRMKLSLCLLAVISQRLIKRIDGQGRVVAQEIMINSPTIKKLIESGRIGAIDKAIEESSTYYNMQSMNQCLFALWREKLIDENEALAVSNNPNDLRLKLKTAAHAKKIQVPAEACKDIK comes from the coding sequence TGCGCCATAAAGGAGATCTTCTTCCCTCAGACATTCCCCCTCTCTCCACAAGCGAGGTGCAGGAGATGCTCTATGCCGTCCTGACAGAAAATCAAAGGCACAGGCTGGAAACGGAACGGGAGCTCGATTTCTCCCGCGATCTCGAAAATGTCGCCCGTTTCAGGGGGAATATATTCTTCCAGCGCGGTGTGCCGGGCGCCGTGTTCAGGGCGATTCCCACGGTCATTCCCTCTCTTGACTGCCTGACAATGCCCAAGGTTATCAAGGAGTTTGCCGATAGTGAACAGGGGCTTATCCTTGTGACAGGTCCCACGGGGAGCGGAAAATCAACTACCCTTGCCGCGGTGGTAAATGAAATCAACGAAAACCACTATAAGCACATACTCACTATTGAGGATCCCATCGAATTTGTCCACCATGACAAAAACTGCACCATCAACCAGAGGGAAGTGGGCTCAGACACTCTCTCCTTTGCAGAAGCGCTGCGAAGGGGCCTGCGGCAGGATCCCGATGTCATTCTCGTCGGCGAAATGAGAGATCAGGAGACAATCAGGATCGCCATCACTGCAGCCGAGACAGGGCACCTTGTGCTTTCCACGCTTCATACGAACGATGCGAAGCAGAGCATCGACAGGGTCATCAACTCCTTCCCGCCGGAAGAGCACCATCAGCTGAGGATGAAGCTCTCTCTCTGCCTTCTCGCCGTCATATCCCAGCGGCTCATAAAGAGAATCGACGGACAGGGAAGAGTAGTCGCCCAGGAGATTATGATAAACTCTCCCACCATCAAGAAGCTCATCGAGTCCGGCAGAATCGGCGCCATCGACAAGGCCATTGAAGAATCATCGACATACTACAACATGCAGAGCATGAACCAGTGCCTCTTCGCTTTATGGAGGGAAAAGCTCATCGACGAGAACGAGGCCCTGGCCGTCAGCAACAACCCCAACGACCTGCGCCTGAAACTGAAGACCGCGGCTCATGCAAAAAAGATACAGGTCCCGGCTGAGGCGTGCAAGGATATAAAATAA